The DNA sequence CCGGATGGCAGCGACGGCGACGGGCCGCCCGCCGACCTGCGCCATGCGCCATTCCTCGGTGGGCCACGCATGATTGAAGGCACCGAATGTCGGCATGCCCGGCCCTTCGGCATGACCATAGGTCACCGACTCGCAGCCGTCGGTCCGGCGCAGCAGATAGGACTATCCGGCGACGCCGGGGCAGGAAAGATCGGCCCAACTGCCCTCGTCCGGTGACGACCGGTCGATCACGCGGCAATCGCGCGCCGGATCGTTCGTTGTTTAGATGCTGGTTAGCCCGCCAGGCAGGGTGGGCCAAGGCGATCAGGACCGCTGCGGCGCATCGTGTCATCAATCCTCTCTGGCCGTGGTTCCGGCAGGGGAACGTGCGGGGGCGGGCATGGGTCTCGGCCAAGGCGGACGCCTTGACGCAGGGGACAAGGGTCACGACTGTTGACCTGCGCGTCCCAAGAAACCATCTAGGATGACAAGACCGCCCGGTGCCATGGCCGGGGCGGGGCCCCTGACATGGATTGACGATGACGCGGTACCTGTCCTCCTCGACGCTCGCCTTTCTGGCGATCCTGGGCTTTCTGGCCTTCTGGATCGGTGGCGGCATGCTGAACCGTGAACCCCCCGCCGAGGCCGCCCCGGTCGAGGTGGCGGTTCCCCATGTCGCGGCCAGCATGTCCGTCGCCGAGGAGATCGTGCCGCGGACGGTGCTGTTCGGGAATGTCGTGCCGGACCAGACGTCGATCCTGCGGGCGCGCACAGCGGGCATCGTCGAGGAGGTCGTGCGCCAGGGCCACGTCGCCGAACGGGGCGAGCAATTGGCGCTGCTGTCTGCCGACGACCGCGAAGCCGGCGTGGCGCGCGCCGATGCGGCCGTGGGGTCGGCCGAGCGCGACTATGACGCCGCGCGGCAGTTGCGGGAACGGGGCGTGACCTCGGAGGCGGAGCTGCAGTCGCGCTTCGCACAGCTGGAATCGGCCCGGGCCGAACTGCGCGCGGCCCAGTTGGAACTGCAGAACACCCGTCTGACCGCCCCGATCAGCGGCACCGTCAGCAACGTCATGGCCGAACTGGGCAGCTTCGTGGATGCCGGCGGAGAGGTCCTTGAGATCGTGCGCAACGATCCCCTGATCGCCCAGATCGAGGTCCGCCAGTCCGAGATCACCTCGGTCGCGCTTGGCCAGTCCGCACAGGTCGTGTTCCAGGGCGGCCGCGAGGCCGAGGGCCGCGTGCGCTTCATCGCGCCGGTCGCCACGGCCGAGACGCGCACCTTCCGCGTCGAGGTCGAGGTTCCGAACCCCGATAATGCCGTGCCCGCGGGCCTCAGCGCGCAGATATCGCTGGCGATGGACGCGGTGCGCGCGCACCGGCTGTCGCCGGCGCTGATCCGGCTGGATGACGCCGGTCGGATCGGCGTGTTCGTTGTGGCCGAAGACGGCCAGACCCTGCGTTTCGCGCCGGTCCAGATCGTGCAGGCCCGCGCCGAGGCGATCTGGGTCACCGGGCTGGAGGACCGCGCGCGGGTCGTCACCATTTCTCAAGGCGCGCTGAGCGACGGGCAGCAGGCCCGCGTCAGCGACACGCCGGAACCCTATCGCGACGTCGTGGGCGACGGGGCGACCGATGCGGCGGCGCTGCTGGGCACGGCCCAGGCATCTGACGCCGTGGCCGGCCCATGAACGGGATCATCGCGGCGGGCTTTTCCCGCGCCCGCACGGTGATGATGGTGATGGTGGGCCTGCTGCTGGCGGGCTTTACGGCCTATGTCACCATCCCCAAGGAATCGATGCCCGAGGTCGACATCCCGATCTTCATCGTGAACGTCACCTATAGCGGCGTCAGCGCCGAGGATGCCGCCACCCTGCTGGCCGAACCGATCGAGCGACAGGTGAACGCGCTGGAGGGGCTGCGGCGGATGGAGACCGTGGCCAGCGAGGGTTTCGCCTCGGTCACATTGGAGTTCCGCCCCGGCTTCGATCAGGCGCAGGCGTTGCAGTCGGTCAAGGATGCCGTCGACGACGCGGGCCCGGACATTCCGCCCGAGGCCGACGGCCCCTTCGTGCGCGAGATCGACATGGCGCTGTTCCCGATCCTGACGGTGGCGCTGTCCGGCCCCGTCCCGGAACGCGAGCTGATCCGCCTTGGCCGCGCGTTGAGCGACGAGATCGAGACCGTCAGCGGCGTCCTGCAGGCCGACCTGACCGGAGAGCGCGAGGACCAGCTGGAGATCCTGATCGATCCGCTGGCGCTGGAAACCTATGGCATCTCTCCGGGGCAGCTGTCGCAGGCGATCCAGGCCAACAACCAGCTGATCGCGGCGGGGTCTTTCGACACTGGCGCGGGCCGCATCGGGGTGTCGATCCCCGGCACCGTCGTCCGCCTGGACGAGATCATGTCGATCCCGGTGCTGGTCGACGGGGCCACCGTGCTGCGCGTTCAGGACGTGGCCGAGGTGCGTCAGACCTTTAAAGACCCGGTCAGCTTTGCCCGCATCGACGGACAGCCCGCCCTGGCCATCGACGTGCGCAAGACGGTGGGCGCGAACGTGATCGACACCGTCGCCGCGGTCCGCGACGTGGTGGCGCAGACCCGCGCCGACTGGCCCGAACAGGTTGGCGTCGTCTTCATGAACGACCAGTCCAAGGAGATGCGCACCCTTCTGTCGGACCTGCAGAACAACGTGATCGCGGCGGTGGTGTTGGTGATGCTGGTCACCGTGCTGTTTCTGGGCTTGCGTGCATCGCTGCTGGTGGCGGTGGCCATCCCGGGATCGTTCCTGGGCGGCATCCTGATCATCTGGGCGCTTGGTTTCACGCTGAACGTGATCGTGCTGTTCGCGCTGATCCTGGTGGTCGGCATGCTGGTCGACGGCGCCATCGTGGTGGTCGAGATGGGCGAACGCCTAATCGCCAAGGGTCATGGCAAGGCCGAGGCCTACCTGCTGGCGGCGCAGCGGATGGCATGGCCGATCACCTCGTCCACCGCGACCACGCTGGCGGTGTTCTTTCCGCTGCTGTTCTGGCCGGGGCTGGCTGGGCAGTTCATGTTCTATCTGCCCGCCACAATGATCGCCACGCTGCTGATGTCGCTGCTGATGGCGCTGGTCTTCGTGCCTGTGACGG is a window from the Paracoccus marcusii genome containing:
- a CDS encoding efflux RND transporter periplasmic adaptor subunit; protein product: MTRYLSSSTLAFLAILGFLAFWIGGGMLNREPPAEAAPVEVAVPHVAASMSVAEEIVPRTVLFGNVVPDQTSILRARTAGIVEEVVRQGHVAERGEQLALLSADDREAGVARADAAVGSAERDYDAARQLRERGVTSEAELQSRFAQLESARAELRAAQLELQNTRLTAPISGTVSNVMAELGSFVDAGGEVLEIVRNDPLIAQIEVRQSEITSVALGQSAQVVFQGGREAEGRVRFIAPVATAETRTFRVEVEVPNPDNAVPAGLSAQISLAMDAVRAHRLSPALIRLDDAGRIGVFVVAEDGQTLRFAPVQIVQARAEAIWVTGLEDRARVVTISQGALSDGQQARVSDTPEPYRDVVGDGATDAAALLGTAQASDAVAGP